The Sphingomicrobium sp. genome has a window encoding:
- a CDS encoding MFS transporter, protein MAEAQAQEVSGWRAVLPAGVRPYTESAPLAALFLGISSGFPYAMIGATLTTRLKQGGIDKSTITAFTLVFLAYNFKFLWAWIVDGVRLPVLGRLGQRVSWMLVTGALVIAAVANLALVDPADGISGVVTAAILLGIAGASFDIVIDAYRIEILEPRQLGVGSGMSQYGWRIGSAGAGALALVVAARQGWEAAYLACAALALPAMLTALIMGEPERRHVRSERKGVGGAVAAVWRPFVEFFQRKGAFLVLLFILLHKIGDTLANLTFRLLFDDLGFTNDEIAIWDVGVGFWAYLIGIFIGGILYAQLGMKRSVLISLILMAVSNFSFALLAMSGHSNIGMAAAIGFENTASGIGGVCVVAYFSALCDLRFTASQYALISAAASIVGRFLTGTTAGSLIDAMGYVNFYLLTTAAALPGIILFWIMMRAGLIDQSIGTAGVEGSGDVRAEHPQQETGKPVQSGT, encoded by the coding sequence ATGGCGGAAGCACAGGCGCAAGAGGTATCGGGCTGGCGGGCTGTGCTGCCGGCGGGTGTGCGCCCGTACACCGAATCCGCACCTCTCGCGGCGCTCTTCCTCGGCATCTCGTCAGGTTTTCCCTATGCGATGATCGGCGCGACGCTGACGACGCGCCTCAAGCAGGGCGGCATCGACAAGTCGACGATCACCGCCTTCACGCTGGTCTTCCTGGCTTACAACTTCAAATTTCTTTGGGCGTGGATCGTGGACGGCGTTCGCCTGCCGGTCCTCGGCCGCCTCGGGCAGCGCGTTTCGTGGATGCTGGTCACAGGGGCGCTGGTGATCGCCGCTGTCGCCAATCTCGCCCTGGTCGATCCCGCGGATGGAATCAGCGGCGTCGTGACTGCCGCGATCCTGCTGGGCATTGCCGGCGCCAGCTTCGATATCGTCATCGACGCCTATCGCATTGAGATTCTTGAGCCGCGGCAGCTCGGCGTCGGCTCAGGCATGTCGCAGTACGGCTGGCGGATCGGCTCGGCCGGGGCCGGCGCGCTAGCGTTGGTCGTCGCCGCCCGCCAAGGCTGGGAGGCCGCCTACCTCGCCTGCGCGGCCTTGGCTCTCCCCGCGATGCTGACGGCTCTGATCATGGGCGAACCCGAACGGCGGCACGTCCGGAGCGAACGCAAAGGCGTCGGGGGTGCCGTCGCTGCCGTTTGGCGGCCGTTTGTGGAGTTCTTCCAGCGCAAGGGCGCGTTCCTCGTCCTGCTCTTCATCCTGCTGCACAAGATCGGTGACACGCTCGCGAACCTCACCTTCCGCCTGCTCTTCGACGATCTCGGGTTCACGAATGACGAGATCGCTATCTGGGATGTCGGCGTTGGCTTCTGGGCCTATCTGATCGGCATCTTCATCGGCGGCATCCTCTACGCCCAGCTCGGAATGAAGCGTTCGGTTCTGATCAGCCTCATCCTGATGGCGGTCTCCAACTTCAGCTTCGCGCTGCTGGCGATGAGCGGCCACAGCAACATCGGTATGGCCGCCGCCATCGGGTTCGAGAACACGGCCAGCGGTATCGGCGGCGTCTGTGTCGTCGCTTATTTCTCGGCGCTTTGCGACCTGCGCTTCACCGCGTCCCAATATGCCTTGATCTCGGCGGCAGCGAGCATCGTCGGACGGTTCCTGACCGGCACCACCGCGGGCTCGCTGATCGATGCCATGGGTTATGTGAACTTCTACCTGCTCACAACCGCAGCGGCGCTTCCGGGCATCATCCTCTTCTGGATCATGATGCGGGCCGGACTCATCGACCAGTCGATTGGCACCGCCGGTGTCGAGGGCAGCGGGGACGTCCGTGCCGAACATCCCCAGCAGGAAACGGGAAAACCCGTTCAGTCCGGAACTTGA
- a CDS encoding response regulator, which translates to MLFGKRKRVVKRILIVEDEPLTAFENENMLGDAGYEVVATVDDLEEALEIIDREQVDLILSDVRLKKDQTGIDLARVAKKKGIPTLFATGHAFPSAAEFAIGCVLKPYSERQLCKAIECVDRHMQGEKVKPPKGVELFIATDGDS; encoded by the coding sequence ATGCTGTTCGGGAAGCGCAAGCGCGTCGTCAAGCGCATCCTCATCGTCGAGGATGAACCGCTGACCGCCTTCGAGAATGAAAATATGCTCGGCGACGCAGGCTACGAGGTCGTAGCGACGGTCGACGACCTCGAAGAAGCGCTAGAGATCATCGACCGCGAGCAGGTCGACCTGATCCTCAGCGACGTTCGCCTGAAGAAGGACCAGACGGGCATCGACCTCGCCCGCGTCGCGAAAAAGAAGGGCATCCCCACGCTTTTCGCAACGGGTCACGCATTCCCAAGCGCCGCCGAGTTCGCAATTGGCTGCGTGCTCAAGCCTTACAGCGAACGCCAGCTGTGCAAGGCGATCGAATGCGTCGATCGCCACATGCAAGGTGAAAAGGTCAAGCCGCCGAAGGGCGTAGAGCTGTTCATCGCCACCGACGGCGACAGCTAA
- a CDS encoding folylpolyglutamate synthase/dihydrofolate synthase family protein encodes MADFARSEHPDVQAQLNRLSKTSPLGDRLGLERVSAVLERLGRPQDQLPPVFHVAGTNGKGSTVAFLRAALEAAGHKVHVFTSPHLVRFNERIRVAGKLIEDEALAATLAEVIDAGEGIEPSFFEVATVAAFVAFAREQADACVLEVGLGGRLDATNVIDCPLVTGITNLGLDHQQFLGNSLPEIAGEKAGIAKRGVPLVTQPYPAAAASRVGEIAHERAALWLPRGGEWDAIAQQGKLRYHDHRGEIELPLPRLAGRFQTMNAALAVAMLRHQDALRVPLSAMAAGIGWADWPARLQRLNQGPLTGEREVWLDGGHNPSAARQVAAFVKQKFADGRPLHLVFASLSTKDPRGMLEPFSTLVAGVHMVPIPEHACFPPVELLEDARGLGLRAEAHEGVADALEQIPAGARVLIFGSLYLAGSVLKANDQVPD; translated from the coding sequence ATGGCGGACTTTGCTCGGTCGGAGCATCCTGACGTCCAAGCGCAGCTGAACCGCCTTTCGAAGACATCGCCGCTTGGAGACCGGCTTGGCCTCGAACGCGTGTCCGCGGTGCTTGAGCGGCTCGGCCGGCCGCAGGACCAGCTCCCGCCCGTGTTCCATGTCGCCGGGACCAACGGCAAAGGATCGACGGTTGCCTTCCTCCGCGCGGCACTCGAGGCGGCCGGCCATAAAGTGCATGTGTTCACCAGCCCGCATCTGGTGCGGTTCAACGAACGGATCAGGGTTGCCGGCAAGCTGATCGAGGACGAGGCGCTCGCCGCCACGCTGGCGGAGGTCATCGATGCGGGCGAGGGGATCGAGCCAAGCTTTTTCGAAGTCGCGACAGTGGCGGCATTCGTGGCTTTCGCGCGCGAGCAGGCGGATGCCTGCGTGCTGGAGGTCGGCCTCGGCGGGCGGTTGGATGCGACCAACGTGATCGATTGCCCGCTGGTGACGGGAATCACGAACCTGGGGCTGGATCACCAGCAGTTCCTTGGAAACTCGCTGCCGGAGATCGCGGGTGAGAAGGCGGGCATTGCGAAGCGCGGCGTGCCGCTGGTGACGCAGCCTTATCCAGCTGCTGCGGCGAGCCGGGTCGGGGAGATCGCTCATGAGCGCGCCGCGCTCTGGCTGCCGCGCGGCGGTGAGTGGGACGCGATCGCTCAGCAGGGCAAGCTCCGCTACCACGATCACCGCGGTGAGATCGAACTGCCGCTCCCGAGATTGGCGGGGCGTTTTCAGACGATGAATGCAGCGCTGGCGGTCGCGATGCTCCGCCACCAGGACGCACTTCGGGTGCCCTTGTCAGCCATGGCGGCGGGAATCGGCTGGGCCGACTGGCCGGCACGGCTGCAGCGGCTGAATCAGGGCCCGCTCACCGGCGAGCGCGAGGTGTGGCTGGACGGCGGTCACAACCCGAGCGCCGCCCGCCAAGTCGCCGCGTTCGTGAAGCAGAAGTTCGCGGACGGACGCCCGCTGCACCTTGTTTTCGCGAGCCTATCGACGAAGGACCCGCGGGGAATGCTCGAGCCGTTCAGCACGCTGGTCGCTGGAGTGCACATGGTCCCCATTCCGGAGCACGCCTGCTTTCCACCGGTCGAGCTGTTGGAAGACGCTAGGGGACTCGGCCTGAGGGCCGAGGCTCACGAGGGGGTCGCAGACGCGCTCGAGCAAATACCGGCTGGAGCGCGGGTGCTGATCTTCGGCTCGCTTTACCTCGCGGGGAGCGTGCTTAAGGCGAACGATCAAGTTCCGGACTGA
- a CDS encoding formate/nitrite transporter family protein, with amino-acid sequence MSDREELVQEEKRKSPLSGREIEEASEKSSTSAKVVHEAVRIEGTEEIERPASSLWWSGLAAGLTMGCSMIGQGLLMAELPEAQWQHLVASFGYTLGFLFVTMARQQLFTETTLTAMLPFLHGTHPARDVVRFWAIVFAANMVGTLLLAAAATIPGLFPRETVHAFTKLGVEAVEPGFFAVLIKAVFAGWLIALMVWLMPAASSAKFLVIVAVTWLIAAAKFSHVIAGSIETAFAAMQGDISWGQHLVGFLIPAFIGNSIGGIVFVALLNHAQVKQEI; translated from the coding sequence ATGTCAGACCGCGAAGAGCTGGTGCAGGAAGAAAAGCGCAAGTCGCCACTTTCCGGCCGTGAAATTGAGGAAGCGAGCGAGAAATCGAGCACAAGCGCGAAGGTCGTCCACGAGGCCGTCCGCATCGAAGGCACCGAGGAAATCGAGCGGCCGGCAAGCTCGCTGTGGTGGTCCGGGCTCGCGGCGGGGCTGACCATGGGATGCTCGATGATCGGGCAGGGCCTTTTGATGGCCGAGCTTCCCGAAGCGCAGTGGCAACATCTGGTTGCGAGCTTCGGCTACACGCTCGGCTTCCTGTTCGTGACGATGGCGCGGCAGCAGCTGTTCACGGAAACGACCCTGACTGCCATGCTCCCCTTCCTGCATGGGACCCATCCGGCGCGCGATGTCGTCCGCTTTTGGGCGATCGTGTTCGCGGCCAACATGGTCGGAACGCTGCTTCTGGCGGCAGCGGCCACCATCCCTGGATTGTTTCCACGGGAGACCGTGCACGCTTTTACAAAGCTTGGCGTCGAAGCGGTTGAGCCCGGCTTCTTCGCTGTCCTGATCAAGGCGGTGTTCGCAGGGTGGCTGATCGCCCTGATGGTGTGGCTAATGCCTGCAGCTTCGTCCGCCAAGTTCCTCGTCATCGTTGCAGTCACGTGGCTGATCGCTGCGGCGAAATTTTCCCACGTCATCGCCGGTTCGATCGAAACAGCGTTCGCAGCGATGCAGGGCGATATAAGCTGGGGACAACATCTGGTCGGCTTTCTGATCCCGGCGTTCATCGGCAATTCGATCGGCGGGATCGTCTTCGTCGCGCTACTCAACCACGCGCAGGTCAAACAGGAAATCTGA
- the rsmD gene encoding 16S rRNA (guanine(966)-N(2))-methyltransferase RsmD, whose amino-acid sequence MRIIAGEWRGRTIDAPQGGTRPTADRVREALFSMLISRLGSFDGLRVADLFAGSGAFGLEALSRGAATATFVENDAAAAAVIKRNAEKLGATERTRVLLGSALALPRSEPFDLVFADPPYASGSGTEVAQAIQQAGWAAAGAWIAIETSRGEPVEPGSLAVDAVREAGRARLTLLRCP is encoded by the coding sequence ATGAGGATCATCGCCGGCGAATGGCGCGGGCGAACCATCGACGCGCCGCAGGGGGGCACGCGTCCGACTGCCGACCGCGTTCGCGAAGCCCTGTTCTCGATGCTGATAAGCCGTCTCGGCAGTTTTGATGGACTGCGCGTCGCGGACCTGTTCGCCGGGAGCGGCGCATTCGGCCTCGAAGCCCTGTCGCGTGGCGCCGCGACGGCCACATTCGTCGAAAACGATGCCGCTGCAGCCGCGGTGATCAAGCGCAACGCGGAAAAGCTCGGCGCGACTGAGCGGACACGCGTTTTGTTGGGCTCGGCGCTGGCATTGCCCCGCAGCGAACCGTTCGACCTGGTTTTTGCAGACCCGCCCTATGCGAGCGGATCAGGCACGGAAGTTGCCCAGGCTATCCAGCAAGCGGGCTGGGCTGCGGCCGGGGCGTGGATCGCGATAGAGACAAGCCGCGGGGAGCCGGTCGAGCCGGGCTCCCTAGCGGTCGATGCGGTCCGCGAAGCGGGGCGCGCGCGGCTTACGCTTCTGCGCTGCCCTTAG
- a CDS encoding DUF72 domain-containing protein — translation MNVKIGTAGWSIPRDLASVFPTEGSGLERYAAHFPVAEINSSFHRPHRLSTWERWRESVPSDFRFSVKVPKAITHVRKLVGCEDELDAFISEAGRLGDKLAVLLIQLPPKLEFDADVVTVFFSSLQRRTAAAIVCEPRHLSWFTSEGDALLTEFRVARVAADPALNEAAARPGGWGGLNYWRLHGSPVAYRSSYRDRIDELAAAIGAFDARDCWCIFDNTASSAGAGDAIALMRALGTGF, via the coding sequence ATGAACGTCAAAATCGGCACTGCCGGATGGTCGATCCCGCGTGACCTCGCGAGCGTCTTCCCGACCGAGGGTTCGGGGCTCGAGCGCTATGCCGCCCACTTTCCCGTCGCCGAGATCAACAGCTCGTTTCATCGACCCCACCGACTTTCGACCTGGGAACGCTGGCGCGAGAGCGTTCCATCTGATTTTCGCTTCTCGGTGAAGGTGCCGAAGGCGATCACGCACGTACGCAAGCTCGTAGGGTGCGAAGACGAACTTGATGCCTTCATCAGCGAAGCTGGGAGGTTGGGCGACAAGCTGGCCGTGCTGCTGATCCAGCTCCCGCCCAAGCTCGAGTTCGACGCTGACGTGGTCACCGTCTTCTTCTCCAGCCTTCAGAGACGAACGGCCGCCGCGATCGTATGCGAGCCGCGCCATCTCAGCTGGTTCACCTCAGAAGGCGATGCCCTCCTCACTGAGTTCCGGGTGGCGCGGGTCGCGGCCGATCCTGCCCTCAACGAGGCTGCGGCAAGGCCCGGAGGATGGGGAGGACTGAACTACTGGCGGCTGCACGGATCGCCGGTGGCCTACCGTTCGAGTTACCGCGACCGCATCGACGAACTCGCCGCCGCGATCGGCGCCTTCGACGCTAGAGATTGCTGGTGTATCTTCGATAATACTGCGTCGTCGGCAGGTGCAGGGGACGCAATTGCACTCATGCGCGCCTTAGGAACGGGCTTCTAA
- the pyrF gene encoding orotidine-5'-phosphate decarboxylase — MNPIFVAIDTPELPRAMEIAQAVRDHAGGLKLGLEFFSAHGPGGVSEVASLGLPIFLDLKLHDIPNTVAKAVKALGPINPAILTVHAAGGGAMLRAAKEAASAVTKVVGVTVLTSLDEADLREAGVSGSPAEQVQRLAALARKSGIDGIVCSGAEVGAARRAWGDGFFVVPGVRPAGAEVGDQKRVTTPAQALEDGASVLVIGRPITGATDPRQAIMDIAASLAQTPA; from the coding sequence CTGCCCCGCGCGATGGAGATTGCGCAGGCGGTTCGGGACCATGCAGGGGGGCTGAAGCTCGGGCTGGAGTTCTTTTCGGCTCACGGGCCCGGCGGCGTAAGCGAAGTGGCGTCGCTTGGACTGCCGATCTTTCTCGACCTGAAGCTGCACGACATTCCGAACACTGTCGCCAAGGCGGTCAAGGCGCTTGGCCCTATTAATCCGGCGATCCTCACAGTGCATGCGGCAGGGGGCGGGGCGATGTTGCGGGCCGCGAAAGAGGCGGCTTCGGCGGTTACCAAAGTGGTCGGGGTGACCGTTTTGACCAGCCTCGACGAAGCCGATCTGCGGGAGGCGGGCGTGAGCGGGTCTCCTGCGGAGCAGGTCCAGCGCCTCGCGGCACTCGCACGCAAGTCCGGGATCGACGGGATCGTCTGCTCGGGCGCGGAAGTCGGTGCGGCGCGTCGGGCATGGGGCGACGGCTTCTTCGTCGTGCCGGGGGTCCGTCCAGCCGGGGCGGAAGTCGGTGACCAGAAGAGAGTGACGACGCCGGCACAGGCGCTGGAAGACGGGGCGTCGGTGCTGGTTATCGGCCGGCCGATCACCGGCGCCACCGATCCTCGGCAGGCGATCATGGACATTGCCGCGTCCCTGGCGCAGACGCCCGCCTGA
- a CDS encoding pseudouridine synthase encodes MTSPPQRPNKRQVPPTRKRGRAVPAAPQPREGGAQRIAKLLARAGIASRREIERMIADGRISLNGEKLTTPATLLESLEGVTVDGKAVRPAAATRLFRFYKPQRAITAERDPKGRPTIYDKLPSGLPRLMPVGRLDFLTEGLLLLTNDGELKRQLELPRTGIVRTYRARAFGEVTQAQLEDLADGVTIEGMHYGSINANLERRTGRNCWIEMSLTEGKNREVRRVLEHLGLQVSRLIRTSYGPFTIAGMEPGDADEIAASDIGAFRKTLG; translated from the coding sequence ATGACCTCGCCACCGCAACGTCCGAATAAGCGTCAAGTGCCGCCGACGCGCAAGCGAGGCCGCGCTGTGCCCGCCGCGCCACAACCACGCGAGGGCGGGGCGCAGCGCATCGCCAAGCTCCTCGCCCGCGCCGGTATAGCATCGCGCCGTGAGATCGAGCGGATGATCGCCGACGGGCGCATCAGCCTCAACGGGGAAAAGCTGACCACGCCGGCAACGCTTCTGGAGAGCCTGGAAGGCGTGACAGTCGACGGAAAGGCGGTGCGTCCGGCAGCGGCGACACGCTTGTTCCGGTTCTACAAGCCGCAGCGAGCCATCACCGCAGAGCGGGATCCCAAGGGACGCCCGACGATCTACGACAAGCTGCCCTCCGGGCTGCCGCGGTTGATGCCAGTTGGGCGGCTGGACTTCCTGACCGAGGGCCTGCTGCTGCTGACGAACGATGGCGAGCTGAAGCGTCAGTTGGAGCTTCCGCGCACGGGAATCGTCCGCACCTACCGTGCGCGAGCCTTCGGTGAGGTGACGCAGGCGCAGCTCGAGGATCTGGCGGATGGCGTCACGATCGAAGGCATGCATTACGGCTCGATCAACGCGAACCTGGAACGGAGAACCGGGCGCAACTGCTGGATCGAGATGAGCCTTACGGAAGGCAAGAACCGAGAAGTGCGGCGGGTTCTCGAGCATTTGGGGCTACAGGTGTCGCGGCTGATCCGGACCTCTTACGGGCCGTTCACGATTGCGGGCATGGAGCCGGGGGACGCGGACGAGATCGCCGCCAGCGATATCGGCGCATTCCGCAAAACGCTGGGATGA
- the accD gene encoding acetyl-CoA carboxylase, carboxyltransferase subunit beta, protein MSWLSRVRSGIPFLPKRQSVENLWHKCSKCSTMVFVKEWEENYSVCPRCNFHDRIGPPKRFEQLFDAGQYELLPAPEVREDPLRFKDTKRYTDRLKAARSANGERDALVNARGRIDGHKVIVGVQDFAFMGGSMGIAVGAAFVAGVRAAIADKCPYILFTAAGGARMQEGILSLMQMPKTTVALAELKEAGLPYIVVLTDPTTGGVTASYAMLGDVQIAEPGALIGFAGQRVIEQTIREKLPEGFQRAEYLLEHGMIDMVVWRGDLKEKLALLIGYLAPETKEAA, encoded by the coding sequence ATGAGCTGGTTGAGCCGAGTCCGCAGCGGCATTCCCTTCTTGCCGAAGCGGCAGAGCGTGGAGAACCTTTGGCACAAATGCTCCAAGTGCAGCACGATGGTGTTCGTCAAAGAGTGGGAAGAGAATTACAGCGTCTGCCCGCGCTGCAACTTCCACGACCGGATCGGGCCGCCGAAGCGCTTCGAGCAATTGTTCGACGCCGGGCAGTATGAACTGCTGCCGGCGCCGGAGGTCCGCGAGGACCCGCTGCGGTTCAAGGACACCAAGCGCTACACCGATCGCCTGAAAGCGGCCCGATCCGCGAACGGTGAGCGGGACGCGCTGGTGAATGCTCGGGGCAGGATCGACGGGCACAAGGTGATCGTCGGCGTGCAGGATTTCGCGTTCATGGGCGGCTCGATGGGGATTGCCGTGGGCGCCGCATTCGTCGCCGGCGTGCGCGCGGCGATTGCCGACAAATGCCCCTACATACTCTTCACGGCTGCGGGCGGTGCGCGGATGCAGGAGGGCATCCTCAGCCTGATGCAGATGCCCAAGACGACCGTCGCGCTCGCGGAGCTCAAAGAAGCGGGGCTGCCTTACATCGTCGTGCTGACGGACCCGACGACGGGCGGGGTCACGGCATCTTATGCGATGCTGGGCGACGTGCAGATCGCCGAGCCGGGCGCGCTGATCGGTTTCGCCGGGCAGCGGGTGATCGAGCAGACCATCCGCGAAAAGTTGCCGGAAGGGTTCCAGCGTGCGGAGTATCTGCTCGAGCACGGCATGATCGACATGGTCGTGTGGCGCGGCGACCTGAAGGAGAAGCTGGCGCTGCTGATCGGGTACCTGGCGCCGGAGACGAAAGAGGCCGCCTGA
- a CDS encoding L,D-transpeptidase family protein, giving the protein MKQLALALALTGSCVFATTTAITPASALETYEAKMQATDAAVQARSDMLEAFGPKTLKPGQYVWRDVPESAGTERVVVSLSDQLAYLYRGDTLMAVTTVSSGRSSHPTPTGIFSVHTKKTMHRSRKYDNAPMPFTQFIDQYGIALHAGAIPGRPASHGCVRLPASFAKKLYSVTDVGTPVYIGA; this is encoded by the coding sequence ATGAAGCAGCTAGCACTCGCGCTGGCGCTGACGGGTTCGTGCGTTTTTGCGACTACGACTGCGATTACGCCGGCGTCCGCGCTGGAGACTTATGAAGCCAAGATGCAGGCGACCGACGCCGCCGTGCAGGCGCGTTCCGATATGCTTGAGGCGTTCGGACCGAAGACTTTGAAGCCCGGACAATATGTCTGGCGCGATGTCCCGGAAAGCGCCGGCACTGAACGTGTCGTCGTCAGTCTCAGCGATCAGCTCGCCTACCTCTATCGTGGCGATACGCTGATGGCCGTGACCACGGTGTCCAGCGGCAGGAGCTCGCATCCGACGCCGACCGGCATCTTCTCAGTCCACACCAAGAAGACGATGCATCGCTCGCGCAAGTACGACAACGCTCCGATGCCGTTCACTCAGTTCATCGATCAATACGGAATTGCGCTGCACGCCGGCGCCATTCCGGGACGGCCCGCCAGCCACGGCTGTGTCCGTCTCCCCGCGTCATTTGCCAAGAAACTCTATTCGGTGACCGACGTCGGGACACCCGTTTATATCGGCGCGTAG